A window of the Gemmatimonadaceae bacterium genome harbors these coding sequences:
- a CDS encoding alpha-L-fucosidase yields the protein MTDHDGRRVITRRDFTAMLAGSTVVAGAGIAWPRGVQAHGAASHDAHAAPSSGTYTFARPRPTPAQLAWQRDEFALFLHFGVNTFTDREWGDGTESPAIFNPAALDARQWARVARDAGARCVILTAKHHDGFCLWPTKTTSHSVARSPFRGGAGDVVRECVAAARAEGLRVGLYCSPWDRNAPAYGDSPRYNDLYIAQLTELLTQYGDIAEVWFDGANGEGPNGRRQVYDWPRIWGTVRRLQSRAVMFSDAGPDVRWIGNEVGSAGDPNWSTVDPAIVTAPGVDGPEIIRSLQHGDRDGSVWRPGETDVSIRPGWFYHAAEDARVKSVDALMQIWFSSVGRNSKLLLNVPPNRDGVIADADAQRLREFRAARDVLFSRECTPPRWRWRSLPGPGLEGGAALPAPAALAVVRLAEPIEYGQRIARYRVEGDRGDGTWIPLAAGQTIGHCKLDRVDATATVTRVRVIVDEAVATPLPIAVRLFAAT from the coding sequence ATGACCGATCACGACGGGCGCCGCGTGATCACGCGCCGCGACTTCACAGCGATGCTGGCTGGCAGCACCGTCGTGGCGGGAGCAGGGATCGCATGGCCGCGCGGCGTACAGGCCCACGGCGCGGCATCGCACGACGCGCACGCGGCTCCGTCCTCCGGCACCTACACATTCGCACGGCCGCGTCCCACCCCGGCCCAGCTGGCGTGGCAGCGCGACGAGTTCGCGCTCTTCCTGCACTTCGGCGTCAACACCTTCACCGACCGCGAGTGGGGCGACGGCACCGAGAGTCCGGCGATCTTCAATCCGGCCGCCCTCGACGCGCGGCAGTGGGCGCGCGTGGCGCGCGACGCCGGTGCGCGCTGCGTCATCCTCACCGCCAAGCATCACGACGGGTTCTGCCTGTGGCCCACGAAGACCACGAGCCACTCCGTCGCCCGCAGTCCGTTTCGCGGGGGCGCGGGCGACGTGGTGCGCGAGTGCGTCGCGGCCGCGCGCGCCGAAGGCTTGCGCGTGGGACTCTATTGCTCGCCGTGGGACCGCAATGCGCCCGCCTACGGCGACTCGCCGCGCTACAACGACCTGTACATCGCGCAGCTGACCGAACTGCTCACGCAGTACGGCGACATCGCCGAGGTCTGGTTCGACGGCGCCAATGGCGAAGGGCCCAACGGCCGGCGGCAGGTGTACGACTGGCCGCGCATCTGGGGAACGGTGCGGCGTCTGCAGTCCCGCGCGGTCATGTTCTCGGACGCCGGCCCCGACGTCCGCTGGATTGGCAACGAAGTCGGATCGGCGGGTGATCCAAATTGGTCCACGGTCGATCCGGCGATCGTGACGGCCCCCGGCGTGGACGGTCCCGAGATCATCCGCTCGCTGCAGCACGGCGACCGCGATGGCTCCGTCTGGCGCCCGGGGGAGACCGACGTGTCCATCCGGCCGGGCTGGTTCTATCATGCCGCCGAGGACGCCAGGGTGAAATCGGTGGACGCCCTGATGCAGATCTGGTTCTCGTCGGTCGGGCGCAACAGCAAGCTCCTGCTCAACGTGCCGCCGAATCGCGACGGCGTGATCGCCGACGCCGACGCGCAGCGCCTGCGGGAGTTCCGCGCGGCGCGCGACGTGCTCTTCTCGCGTGAGTGCACTCCGCCGCGCTGGCGGTGGCGTTCACTGCCCGGCCCGGGCCTCGAGGGAGGTGCCGCCCTGCCGGCGCCGGCCGCGCTCGCCGTCGTCCGGCTCGCCGAGCCCATCGAGTACGGCCAGCGGATCGCGCGCTATCGGGTCGAAGGCGACCGCGGTGACGGCACGTGGATCCCGCTCGCGGCGGGCCAGACCATCGGGCACTGCAAGCTCGACCGCGTCGATGCGACGGCCACGGTCACCAGGGTGCGCGTGATCGTCGACGAGGCGGTGGCGACGCCGCTCCCTATCGCCGTGCGCCTGTTCGCCGCAACGTAG